In Deltaproteobacteria bacterium, the genomic window ATCGGACACCGCAGGTTTCAAATCCGTGGTGAAGCACTTTTTCGCCTTTTCGTCATATTCCACCCTGTCCTGATAATAAAACAGCGCCTTCTCGGCCATTTCCACCAGGGTCTTGGAGCGAATCTTCAGAGTGTCCATCACCATTATAGCGCGGTCCCGGTCGTCGATTCCAACCCCCAGCCTTTCCATCTGAAAGGCGAAGGGCGCGACAAGGTCGGCAGTCCCGGTTGCGCGGATGTGCTCGCCGTTCAAGTCCATAAGCTTTCCCGGATCGAAGACCCCGGCGGATTTCCCTATGTTTTCAAGGTTGAATTTTTCGACAAGGTCGGAAAGTGTGAAGAACTCCTGGTCCCCGAATGACCAGCCCAGGCGGGCAAGGTAATTGATGACCGCTGCGGGCAGGTAGCCCATTTCCCGGTACTCGGTGACGGAGGCCGCGCCGTGGCGCTTGGAAAGGCGCTTCTTGTCCGCGCCCAGAACCATCGGCACGTGGGCGTAAAGGGGCAGGGGCTCGTTTAAGGCCTTGTAGATCATCACCTGCCTTGGGGTGTTGCTCACGTGGTCGTCGCCTCGAATGACCGTGTTGACCGCCATGGAGATGTCGTCCGCCACCACGGCCAGATGGTAGGTGGGGGTTCCGTCCGAGCGCCAGATGACGAGGTCGTCCAGTTCCGAATTCTCGAAGGCTATGGGGCCTTTCACCGTGTCCGTGAAGGAGGTGACGCCGGTCAAGGGGGCCTTTAAGCGCACCACCGAGCCCGGCAACTTTGAAAGGCCAGCTTCCCGGCAGCAGCCGTCGTACTTGGGCTTGCCCCCGGTCCTCATGGCCTCCTCGCGCTTTCTTTCAAGCTCTTCGGGGGTGCAGTAGCACCAGTAGGCGTTACCGGAATCCAAGAGCCTTTGAACGAAGCCCCAGTGGATATCCGCCCGCTCGGACTGGAAATAAGGCCCCTCGTCCCAGTTGAGGCCAAGCCATTTGAGGCTGTCAAGAATCGTGTCGGTGGATTCCTTTGTGGAGCGCTCCTTGTCGGTGTCTTCGATGCGGAGGATGAATTTTCCGTTGTTTCTCCTGGCGTAGAGCCAGTTGAAAAGCGCGGTCCGCGCGCCGCCCACGTGAAGGGAGCCCGTGGGGCTCGGCGGAAATCTCGTGACTACCTTGCTCATTTCGTTTTCCCGTTCTTTCCTCTTTAAGCGGCGCGGCCCGGAAGCGTTCGGATGCTTCCGGGCCGACATGGCGTAAGTGTAAATAAAACTTCGGAGTCGGTAAAACAAAAACCATCCCAGTTTACGGGGCCGGCTGCGGCTCAGGTTTCGGCTGCGGCTGAGCGGGCTCCGCCTCGGAGGGCGGCGCCTCCTCCGGGGCCTCCTCCTCCGCTCCTGGCTCCTCTGCGCCTTCCGGAGACGCGTCGACGTCTCCGGTGAACAGCTCCTCCTCGTCCACCTGGGGGCCTTCCGGGGCGTACTCGGAAGGCGCGGTATCCTTCTTGAAAGCCGAAAAAACGGCGTCCTTGGCGTCAGGGGAAGCCAAAAGCCCAGTTTTGGGGTCGATATTGGCGAACTGGATTTCCTCCGGCGCGGTGAAGTCCACCACCGGCTTGTCCTTTAAAATGTCGGTCATGAACGTGAGCCAGATGGGAGCCGCAGTGTGCCCGCCGCTGGAACCCGCAGGCAGGACCTTATTGCCGTCGAAACCCACCCATACGCCCGACACGTACTGGGGAGTGTAGCCTATGAACCAGGCGTCGTTACGCTTGTTGGTGGTGCCGGTCTTGCCCGCAGCCGGGCGGCCCAGGGCGCGGGCCTCGGTGCCCGTACCGTACTGCACCACGTTCTGCATGAGATTGGTCATTACAAAGGCGGTGTCCGGGCTTATTGCGGTCCTGGGCGCGGGAACGTACTGCTCCAGCACCCTGCCGTCCCTGTCGGTAATCTTTCTGACAAAGCAGGGGGGCACCAGGAGCCCGTTGTTGGCGAAAACCGAGTAGGCCGTCACCATCTCCAGCATGGAGACCTCGGATGAGCCCAGGGCGAGGGAGAGCCGGTTGATGAGCGGCGAGGTTATGCCGAATTTCCTGGTGTAGTCGATGGCGTAGTCCACGCCTATGGAATCCAGGATTTTTATGGTCACGATATTTCGGGAGTAGGCAAAGGCGTTCCTGAAAAGGGTCGCCCCGTAGAAACGGTTGCGTTCGTTCCTGGGCCGCCAGATTTCGCCGCCGTCGTCCTCTATGGCCAGAGGGGTGTCGTAGATGACGGTAGTGGGCGTGTAGCGCTTCACAGGGCTATCCAGGGCCGCCGCGTAAATGAAGGGCTTGAAGGCCGAACCCGGCTGGCGCATGGCCTGCACCGCCCGGTTGAACTGGCTTTGGGTGAAATCGTAAC contains:
- a CDS encoding glutamate--tRNA ligase, whose amino-acid sequence is MSKVVTRFPPSPTGSLHVGGARTALFNWLYARRNNGKFILRIEDTDKERSTKESTDTILDSLKWLGLNWDEGPYFQSERADIHWGFVQRLLDSGNAYWCYCTPEELERKREEAMRTGGKPKYDGCCREAGLSKLPGSVVRLKAPLTGVTSFTDTVKGPIAFENSELDDLVIWRSDGTPTYHLAVVADDISMAVNTVIRGDDHVSNTPRQVMIYKALNEPLPLYAHVPMVLGADKKRLSKRHGAASVTEYREMGYLPAAVINYLARLGWSFGDQEFFTLSDLVEKFNLENIGKSAGVFDPGKLMDLNGEHIRATGTADLVAPFAFQMERLGVGIDDRDRAIMVMDTLKIRSKTLVEMAEKALFYYQDRVEYDEKAKKCFTTDLKPAVSDLLGRLEVADFGDHAALEEVFKTVMEAHGLGFGKIAGPVRAAITGRTASPGMFEMLMALGKEKTLERLNAALPLMS